The stretch of DNA GGGAAAATCCACCTCCCAAATGGTCGTAAATTCCCCCCATTGCCATTTTATCCAAAGAAAGCAGCAGCTGATTCAATGCTTGTTCATCCCCCTTTGCTAAATAATAATTCAGGCAAAAACGCAAAGGCATCGTTCCAGGAAATTTGGGAGCACCACCAAAACCACCATGCTCTTGATCAAACCCTTTTTGTAGCTGCTCAAAAGTATTCTGTACCGAAGAAACATCAAACAACACTTCGGCATCGGCAATAGGAATAGTGCTAGAAAAAGAAGTTTGAGCTTGCTGAATGTGATGTAAAACTCGGCTAGCTTGCTCCTCAACATCTGCCCTCCGATTGGCATAAGCAGTAGATAAATTCTTTAGCACTTGCATCCAAGAAGCCCGTCGATAGGCGGGGGTCGGTGGGAAATATGTTCCCCCAAAAAAAGGGCGACCATCTGGCATTAGAAAACAATTTAAGGGCCAACCACCTTGTCCATTTTGGAGCAATTGAACCGCCTCCATATAAATTGCATCTATATCTGGGCGTTCTTCCCGATCTACTTTTATATTGATAAAATGCGCATTCATAAAATCAGCGATCTCCTCATTTTCAAAGGATTCTCGCTCCATAACATGGCACCAATGACAGGTAGAATATCCGATGCTTACCAAGATGGGTTTATCTTCCTGTTGAGCCTTATCCAAGGCTTCTTTGCCCCAAGGGTACCAGTCTACAGGATTATAAGCATGTTGTTGCAAATAAGGGCTAGATTCGTGAATTAATCGATTTGGTGCTTTCATTTGATTTTAAATTTGAAAAAAGCAGAAATAAAGCGCCCCCTTTACAAAAGCTATTTAGCATTTTTGCGCAAACGAGGGAAAATTAGCATGACATTCAAGGCAATTTGAATAGCAATAGCCACCCATAGGGTCATCTCTTTGGTCCAATAAATTTGATACACCCCCATTGCTATGGCTACTCCTATTAGGTTTAGGGATATAAAACGCCCCAATTTAAACCTATACTTTCTTCGAAAAAAGATAATTTTTAGCAGACTAAGTACAATGAGATAAATCCCCAATTGAAAAAAAACCAAAGCAATATTATCGATCGTATGCGCTTCTGGTCGTTTAATAAACGTTCGATATAATTCTTCTTCCTTTTGCTCTTCAGCCGTTAGTTCTTCTATTAGCTTTTTAGAATCGCCAATGGGTGAATAAAACTCTAGTTTAAAACTTGGTCTGTGTTTTACTATAATCATTCGATGATCCTCACCAGGATGATTTTTAACCCCAATAAACGAGAGTAATAAGCCGCCAATAACAATCCATATAAGAGGGAGAATTTTTTTCATTTTCTTTGTAGAACTTCTATTTCATGATTATTACCTCATAAGAAAATAACGCTTAAAATTACTTTCCTAGAAGTATTAGACCCTATCCTTATGCCAGACTTTGCTACCGTTTCTAAGCAGCATAGTTGACAGCGTATGTCTATTAATTATATTACTATTTCGCACAAAATACATTTTTTTTTTCTGTCGCTGTAACCTTTCTATTGCTATGTATTATTAGAGGGTAAATTTGGATCGCAAAACTATTTTATGCCCCCTCTAATGCCTAGCCTATAATTGGACGACAAAGTACCTCCTACTAGGAATAAAACAACGATTACTTACTTATCAACTAACTGATGGATACTTAATACCAATAGTTCAGGGTTATTGGAGAGCTTGAATTTGGCTTAAGGGATTAAGCTGGAGTCAAGCTTTTTTTATTCGTTCATGATCTGTATTCCTTTACCCTTGTTAAAATCAATCCCTAAAACATAGTAACCCAAACCGCTCCAAAACACTAACTTACAGCAGCTTAGCAAATAGAACAATCTAGATCAAAAAAATTAATTTATAGGCTCCTAAACTCGTTTAAGATACTGTAAAATTTCCCAAGTTTCAAGCCGTATTTTTAGCTGTTTTTTGTACCTTACAAAGTTTTAAAAATTAAACTAATTTAGTGGTTGTTATTCTATAATCACAGCACAACTCCAACGTTAAGGACTTCATGAATAAGCAATTTGTCACTTATCTCAATAATAAATTAAAAACAGGTAATCTTCGAACGATCCACCTAAATGCACTTCCAGGGCGTTATATAACCCGTTTAGATTTAACACAGCTCAATCTAATCAATGGTATTGATGGGACGCATCAGCTCTTTGACTCTCCTCAGAATAACCGCTCAGAAGATTTTTTATTCAACCACTTATTAGCAAAGCCAAAGTTTCAGTTTAAGATAAGTTTTGATGACATTCCTTTTTCAACACTTTCGGCAGAGGCCAAAAAGCAATATGATGATTTAGCCCGACGGTTGAACGCCATTTATAATCAAAATGAAGATAATTTTTTGGAGCATGGCACCCGAACATTTGGCTTTGGTTATCCTTTGTTAATCAAACAGAGCCTTAGCGATCCTACCAAAATTATCAAAGCTCCTTTATTGATTTGGAGTTTAGATATTAGCCGTTCCAACGCAAGCAAAAATCAGTGGGTAATTGAAAAAAGCGCTGATTCGCCTATTTATGTGAACGATGTTTTGCTTTCTTATATCAATACAGAAGAGGAAATTAACATTGATGAAACGCCCATTCATTTTCCAGATAACAACCTGCTTAGTCCAGAACAATTGCAAGAAGTATTGCATACGATCTTGAGCAAGTTTAGCTATGAAATCAATGATTTAACCGCCTCTATTCAGCCCTGCCTAAACAAACAAACAATAGAGAAGCAATCTACGGCATCTCCCCAATTGCTTTGGTCGGGTATATTAGGTATGTTTAGAACCCAAAAACAAAGTATCATCAAAGACACCGATCAACTGATTGCTAATTTTGATCAAATGGACTTTAATGATCTAGGGCTTAAAACGCCTCGTTTTTCAAACAATACCTCCGTAGATTCAGATCCTAGCCAAGAAGAAATTATCCAAACACTTGACGATCGAGAGTTTAAGGTCATACAAGGCCCTCCTGGTACGGGAAAAAGTCAAAGCCTTACAGCTATCATTACGAATACACTTGAAAACAAGGGCAAGATATTAGTCGTTTGTGAAAAAAAGACCGCACTTAATGTTATTTTTAACAACCTGCAAAAGCTAGGTTTAGAAAAATTAATTGCCATTATTGATGACGTTGATCGAGATCGAAAAAAGATTGTCAGCACAGTTCGGCAAATCACGGATGTTGTCAAATTAAAACACCAACGTTTTAACGAAAAAAATTATAGCGCAAAACTAAAACGGTATAATAAATTAATTCTTGACTTTAACAATCGACATCAGAACCTTCTTAAAAATACGTTTCGGGATTTTAATCTAAAAGAGATTATTACGGATTATCTCCGCTACAAACGAGAAGCTCCTATTGATAAGATTCTATTTGAAAATGTAGCCTTAGAGCTATCAGAACGAGAATTTGATTACATTACCCGCTATTTAGAACAGGGAAGTGATTTATTTGGAGAGGTCGATGAACAAGCTTATATCTTTGATGGTTTAGCAACTCGATTATTTGAGGATATGTCTTATTCTATTAAAAATGAGCGGGCTATTTTTGCAAAGATCAAACAAGAAAAACAATTTTTATTGGACGTTGGTATCGACCAGTTGCCTACTGCGCAAAACCCAACTCGTCTTACGGCATTTCCCAATGATATAAAATCAGGTTTTAGTTTTAACTTTTTTAGAGAGATGGTTCAGAAAGTAGAACATGCTCTAAATTTTTGGCAAAAACGCTATCATTTATTGCTCAAACTAAATCAACATATTGAGCATACGTCCATCATTCGCCCCAATGGTTTTTCTATGAAAGTTAAACGATTGAGTCTTTTTTACCAAAAGATTTTTAATCACATCAAAACACTCAAAGAGTTACAAGAAAACTTAGGGCTATTACAAAAAATAGTGGATACCATTCCCGATGCGCAAACGGTCAAAACCCTTAAATACTCTACTTCTACCAAGGCGATGACGCTGTTTTCTAGCAAAGCAAAATTAATCAATGATTTCTGGCAAAAGATCCCTCCCATCTGTACCAAAATCAATAAAATTTTGAAAAAATCAAGCTTTCAACAAATAGAAAATGAGTTATTTGAAGAAGAAAAACAAACCGTTCCTCGTATGGAGGATGTGCTTTATATTACAGAACGATTAGATACTTGTATTAAAAACAAAGCAGTATTTAAGGAATATTTTGAATGGCGTATTTTCTTTGAATCAACAGCAGAATTAATTCAAAATTGTTTGAGTATTCTCAGGGATGCCACTGCTCCTGAAAATTGGGATGCGGTATTCAAATACAATTATTTATACTTATTAATTGATTTGGAAAGTTCTAGGTTAGGCAACTTTAATACCAATGACAAAACGCTGGATAAAATCATTGAGATTCAAGAAGAATTGCAACGCTTACATAAGCGAAAAATTCTAAAAACATGGGAAAGCATCCAACACGAAAGCATCAAAGCTTTTAATAAAAAAAGTAATATAAAATGGTTGTTCAACCATAGAAAAAACAGTAAGTATTCTCGCAAAAACTCATTGCGAAACATATTGCATGAAGAATTTGATCTATTTACGAATCTATTTCCAGTAGTATTAGTCAACCCCATTGTATCTAGTTCTATCATGCCTCTAAAAGCCAATTTATTTGATGTCGTCTTATTTGACGAAGCCAGCCAATTGCGCTTAGAAGATACTTATCCATCATTGGTTCGAGGGCGAATAAAAGTCATTTCTGGTGACAAACACCAAATGCCTCCTTCTAGTTATTTTTCTAGTGATATTGCACTCGATCCTACCGATTTTTCAATTAACCAATCTAGCTCGGATACTAATTTTGATAAGACCAATCCACTCTATTTAGCAGAAAGTGAGTCCTTATTAGAGTTTGGTAACAATCTAAATCCCAACAGAGTACATACATCTTATTTAGATTTTCATTATCGCTCCTATCATCCTCACTTAATTAATTTTTCAAATGCGGCCTTTTATGGCTCTCGATTGATTTCACTCCCAGAAAAGAACCATTATAAACCCTTACGCTTTTTTCATTTAGAAGGGCTTTACGATAAAAATGGTACCAATATTATTGAGGCAACCCGTATTGTGTCCTTCTTAAAAGAAGAATACCCAATCAATGAAGATGGTAGCTACCCTAGTCTTGGAATTGCTACTTTTAATATGCAGCAACGCAATCTTATCAAGGATATGATTCATGAACAGACCATTCATGATAATCAATTTCGCCAAAAGATGAATAAAGTTGGTGCAGAGGATAATTGGTTTGTCAAAAACCTAGAAAATGTTCAAGGGGATGAACGAGATATTATTATTATATCGACCACCTTTGGTTTAAACCCAGCAGGAGAATTCAAACAAGCTTTTGGATTATTAAACAGTAAAAGGGGTTATCGCTTATTGAATGTGATTATTACACGAGCCAAGCAACAGCTTTGTGTATTTTCGTCTATTCCCAAAGCATATTTCACCAAGTATACCAGTGAAATTCTAGAAAAAGGAAATCGAGGAAAAGCTATTCTATATGCTTATTTGGATTATGTTCGTTCAATTGAAGAAGAAGATGAAGAAGCTAGAAAAAATATCTTGAGCTTATTAAAAGATGCTTGTGAAGAAGAGGGCACTTCTATTCATGACTATCCAATCGAAACGCCTTTTGAGGATGAACTCTACAATTATATCAGTGATTATATACTTGAAGACAAAATAATTTCCGATTATCAAATGGGAGGTTATCATATCGATTTTGTCATTTTGGACGAAAACAACCAGCC from Aureispira anguillae encodes:
- a CDS encoding AAA domain-containing protein, whose product is MNKQFVTYLNNKLKTGNLRTIHLNALPGRYITRLDLTQLNLINGIDGTHQLFDSPQNNRSEDFLFNHLLAKPKFQFKISFDDIPFSTLSAEAKKQYDDLARRLNAIYNQNEDNFLEHGTRTFGFGYPLLIKQSLSDPTKIIKAPLLIWSLDISRSNASKNQWVIEKSADSPIYVNDVLLSYINTEEEINIDETPIHFPDNNLLSPEQLQEVLHTILSKFSYEINDLTASIQPCLNKQTIEKQSTASPQLLWSGILGMFRTQKQSIIKDTDQLIANFDQMDFNDLGLKTPRFSNNTSVDSDPSQEEIIQTLDDREFKVIQGPPGTGKSQSLTAIITNTLENKGKILVVCEKKTALNVIFNNLQKLGLEKLIAIIDDVDRDRKKIVSTVRQITDVVKLKHQRFNEKNYSAKLKRYNKLILDFNNRHQNLLKNTFRDFNLKEIITDYLRYKREAPIDKILFENVALELSEREFDYITRYLEQGSDLFGEVDEQAYIFDGLATRLFEDMSYSIKNERAIFAKIKQEKQFLLDVGIDQLPTAQNPTRLTAFPNDIKSGFSFNFFREMVQKVEHALNFWQKRYHLLLKLNQHIEHTSIIRPNGFSMKVKRLSLFYQKIFNHIKTLKELQENLGLLQKIVDTIPDAQTVKTLKYSTSTKAMTLFSSKAKLINDFWQKIPPICTKINKILKKSSFQQIENELFEEEKQTVPRMEDVLYITERLDTCIKNKAVFKEYFEWRIFFESTAELIQNCLSILRDATAPENWDAVFKYNYLYLLIDLESSRLGNFNTNDKTLDKIIEIQEELQRLHKRKILKTWESIQHESIKAFNKKSNIKWLFNHRKNSKYSRKNSLRNILHEEFDLFTNLFPVVLVNPIVSSSIMPLKANLFDVVLFDEASQLRLEDTYPSLVRGRIKVISGDKHQMPPSSYFSSDIALDPTDFSINQSSSDTNFDKTNPLYLAESESLLEFGNNLNPNRVHTSYLDFHYRSYHPHLINFSNAAFYGSRLISLPEKNHYKPLRFFHLEGLYDKNGTNIIEATRIVSFLKEEYPINEDGSYPSLGIATFNMQQRNLIKDMIHEQTIHDNQFRQKMNKVGAEDNWFVKNLENVQGDERDIIIISTTFGLNPAGEFKQAFGLLNSKRGYRLLNVIITRAKQQLCVFSSIPKAYFTKYTSEILEKGNRGKAILYAYLDYVRSIEEEDEEARKNILSLLKDACEEEGTSIHDYPIETPFEDELYNYISDYILEDKIISDYQMGGYHIDFVILDENNQPAIAIECDGATWHNSPQAYAYDIHRQRILEKQGLKVFRVWSKAWWPAPSRELEKLCALVQNVCPNSLKKDIMP